One genomic window of Micromonospora sp. WMMD1128 includes the following:
- a CDS encoding TrkA family potassium uptake protein — protein MSARHSDDTGVIVIGLGRFGYHLARALTRLGHDVLAVDRDAPRVQRWAAELDRVVQADATEETALRQLGVADFPRVVVAIGASVEASVLTVLALTELGIPQIWARATSEKHAKILHSVGAHHVVFPEAETGERVAHLIISRMLDFIEFGDDFAIAKVRVPPPLVGRRLREVAPRDRYGVMVVGAKLPGEPFRYTDPDTVLTPDSVLIVEGSINQVQRFAELT, from the coding sequence TTGTCGGCTAGACACTCGGACGACACCGGCGTCATCGTGATCGGCCTGGGTCGGTTCGGCTACCACCTCGCCCGGGCGCTGACCCGCCTCGGCCACGACGTACTCGCCGTCGACCGCGACGCGCCCCGGGTCCAACGGTGGGCCGCCGAGCTGGACCGGGTGGTGCAGGCCGACGCCACCGAGGAGACGGCGCTGCGCCAGCTCGGCGTGGCGGACTTCCCGCGGGTGGTGGTGGCCATCGGCGCCTCGGTCGAGGCGAGCGTGCTCACCGTGCTGGCCCTGACCGAGCTGGGCATCCCGCAGATCTGGGCGCGTGCCACCTCGGAGAAGCACGCCAAGATCCTGCACTCGGTCGGCGCGCACCACGTCGTCTTCCCGGAGGCGGAGACCGGCGAACGGGTCGCGCACCTGATCATCAGCCGGATGCTCGACTTCATCGAGTTCGGCGACGACTTCGCGATCGCCAAGGTGCGAGTGCCCCCGCCGCTGGTGGGGCGCAGGCTACGTGAGGTCGCCCCGCGGGACCGGTACGGGGTGATGGTGGTCGGCGCGAAGCTGCCCGGCGAGCCGTTCCGCTACACCGATCCGGACACCGTCCTGACGCCGGACAGCGTGCTCATCGTGGAGGGCAGCATCAACCAGGTGCAGCGCTTCGCGGAGCTGACCTGA
- a CDS encoding potassium transporter TrkG — translation MRRLLRKPVRLVPLGFLAVILIGTGVLMLPWADHAHRWTPFSTALFTATSAVSVTGMTMVDTPTYWNNFGLVTIMVLTQLGGLGILTGASLVILAVSRQLGLRNRLLVQAESAEFGLGDVRRLLLRIAATVFVTEAVMTAVLSARFWFAYDYPPGHALWFAVFHSVQAFNNNGFTLYSDGLVAFSRDPWVTLSLSFGSIIGGLGFPALFEATREWRRPARWAVATKLTVWGSVVLTAFGFGYLLLAEWTNPGTIGTYDAPGKVLAAFGQIALSRTAGFDVINVDRLAEESYPMLIGLMFIGGGSASTAGGIKVSTFFLLGFAIWAELRGEPDTTVGRRRVSPASQRQALTVALLSVALVAAGTVGLIVFTSHVRFYAALFEVTSAFSTTGLTVGLSRELPPHGQYVLTALMYIGRVGPLTLGSALALNTRRRLYRYPEEQPIVG, via the coding sequence GTGCGCCGTCTGCTCCGGAAGCCGGTACGGCTGGTGCCGCTCGGGTTCCTGGCGGTGATCCTGATCGGCACCGGCGTGCTCATGCTGCCCTGGGCCGACCACGCGCACCGGTGGACCCCGTTCTCGACCGCGCTGTTCACCGCCACGTCGGCGGTCTCGGTCACCGGCATGACGATGGTCGACACGCCGACCTACTGGAACAACTTCGGGCTCGTGACGATCATGGTGCTGACCCAACTCGGCGGCCTCGGCATCCTGACCGGCGCGTCGCTGGTGATCCTGGCGGTCTCCCGACAGCTCGGCCTGCGTAACCGGCTGCTCGTGCAGGCCGAGAGCGCCGAGTTCGGTCTCGGTGACGTGCGCCGGCTGCTGCTCCGGATCGCGGCCACCGTCTTCGTCACCGAAGCCGTGATGACCGCCGTGCTCAGCGCGCGCTTCTGGTTCGCCTACGACTATCCGCCGGGGCACGCGCTGTGGTTCGCCGTGTTCCACTCGGTCCAGGCGTTCAACAACAACGGCTTCACCCTCTACTCCGACGGGCTGGTCGCCTTCTCCCGGGACCCGTGGGTGACGCTGTCACTCAGCTTCGGCTCGATCATCGGCGGGCTCGGCTTCCCGGCGTTGTTCGAGGCGACGCGGGAGTGGCGGCGGCCGGCACGCTGGGCGGTGGCTACCAAGCTCACCGTCTGGGGCAGCGTGGTGCTCACCGCGTTCGGTTTCGGCTACCTGCTGCTGGCCGAGTGGACCAACCCGGGCACGATCGGCACCTACGACGCGCCGGGCAAGGTGCTGGCCGCGTTCGGTCAGATCGCGTTGAGCCGGACCGCCGGCTTCGACGTGATCAACGTCGACCGGCTCGCCGAGGAGAGCTACCCGATGTTGATCGGCCTGATGTTCATCGGCGGCGGCAGCGCCAGCACCGCCGGCGGCATCAAGGTCTCCACGTTCTTCCTGCTCGGCTTCGCGATCTGGGCGGAGTTGCGCGGCGAGCCGGACACCACGGTCGGGCGCCGCCGGGTGTCGCCGGCCAGCCAGCGGCAGGCGCTGACGGTCGCCCTGCTCAGCGTGGCGCTCGTGGCCGCCGGCACGGTCGGGTTGATCGTGTTCACCTCGCACGTGCGCTTCTACGCCGCGCTGTTCGAGGTCACCTCCGCGTTCAGCACCACCGGGCTCACCGTCGGACTCAGCCGGGAGCTGCCACCGCACGGCCAGTACGTGCTGACCGCGCTCATGTACATCGGTCGGGTCGGCCCGCTCACCCTCGGATCGGCGCTCGCGTTGAACACCAGGCGACGTTTGTACCGCTATCCAGAGGAGCAACCCATTGTCGGCTAG
- a CDS encoding glycerophosphodiester phosphodiesterase, translating into MRRTLSALGVAGALLAAAALVAPAVAAQAGPDPRAERPRAAQRPIVIGHRGASGYRPEHTLESYRLAIRQGADFIEPDLVSTKDGVLVARHENEISGTTDVAAHPEFAARRATKTIDGVAVTGWFTEDFTLAELKTLRAKERLPQVRVTNTAFDGKLEIPTLQEVIDLARAESKARGRTIGVYPETKHPTYFASIGRPLEEPLVTVLRRNRLTHRDDPVFIQSFETANLRKLDKLTDVRLVQLMDATGAPYDFTAAGDRRTYADLATTAGLAWVSRYADGVGLNKNLIVPRDSAGRLLTPTSVIRDAHRLSLVVHAWTFRAENQFLPLDFRLGADPNARGDITAEYELFFDLGLDGAFADQPDTAVAARAGR; encoded by the coding sequence TTGCGACGTACCCTTTCCGCCCTCGGCGTGGCCGGCGCGCTGCTCGCGGCGGCGGCCCTGGTGGCGCCGGCCGTGGCTGCCCAGGCCGGCCCGGATCCCCGCGCCGAGCGACCCCGCGCGGCCCAGCGACCGATCGTGATCGGCCACCGCGGCGCGAGCGGCTACCGGCCGGAGCACACCCTGGAGTCCTACCGGCTGGCCATCCGGCAGGGCGCCGACTTCATCGAGCCGGACCTGGTCTCGACGAAGGACGGCGTCCTGGTCGCCCGGCACGAGAACGAGATCTCCGGTACGACGGACGTGGCGGCACACCCCGAGTTCGCCGCCCGCAGGGCGACGAAGACCATCGACGGGGTGGCGGTCACCGGCTGGTTCACCGAGGACTTCACGCTTGCCGAGCTGAAGACGCTGCGCGCCAAGGAGCGGCTGCCGCAGGTGCGGGTGACCAACACCGCGTTCGACGGCAAGCTGGAGATCCCCACCCTGCAGGAGGTCATCGACCTGGCCCGGGCCGAGTCGAAGGCGCGCGGCCGGACCATCGGCGTCTACCCGGAGACGAAGCACCCGACCTACTTCGCCTCGATCGGGCGCCCGCTGGAGGAGCCGCTGGTCACGGTGCTCCGCCGCAACCGGCTGACCCACCGCGACGACCCGGTCTTCATCCAGAGCTTCGAGACGGCCAACCTGCGCAAGCTCGACAAGCTGACCGACGTGCGGCTGGTCCAGCTCATGGACGCCACCGGCGCGCCCTACGACTTCACCGCGGCCGGTGACCGCCGGACCTACGCCGATCTGGCCACCACCGCCGGCCTGGCCTGGGTGTCCCGGTACGCCGACGGAGTCGGCCTGAACAAGAACCTGATCGTGCCCCGCGACAGCGCCGGCCGGCTGCTCACGCCGACCTCGGTGATCCGGGACGCGCACCGGCTCAGCCTGGTGGTGCACGCCTGGACGTTCCGCGCCGAGAACCAGTTCCTGCCGCTGGACTTCCGGCTCGGCGCCGACCCGAACGCGCGCGGCGACATCACCGCCGAGTACGAACTCTTCTTCGACCTGGGCCTGGACGGCGCGTTCGCCGACCAGCCCGACACCGCCGTCGCCGCCCGCGCCGGCCGCTGA
- a CDS encoding winged helix-turn-helix domain-containing protein, whose protein sequence is MPTAEAPYRHIANELAAKIRSGELKPGDKLPSTRELAESYGVHMNTASRALSLLHDRELITGQPGRGTYVAQPPGQ, encoded by the coding sequence ATGCCCACAGCCGAAGCCCCATACCGCCACATCGCCAACGAACTCGCCGCGAAGATCAGGAGCGGCGAGTTGAAGCCCGGCGACAAGCTGCCCTCGACGCGCGAGCTTGCCGAAAGTTACGGCGTCCACATGAACACCGCCTCGCGCGCTCTGTCTCTGCTGCACGATCGCGAGCTGATCACCGGCCAGCCCGGTCGCGGCACCTACGTCGCCCAGCCACCGGGACAGTAG
- a CDS encoding substrate-binding domain-containing protein: MTIRHTRRVFLSAATMMAATLAATACGSPQDTASGGGDAAPVKVGLVYSQSGPLASYGKQYIEGFKAGLDFATKGTGKVGDRTIEVTEADDAGDPAKAVSAAKDLIGKGTKIIAGSTSSGVALQVAPIAAQNKVLFISGPAATDGVTGANKYTFRSGRQSWQDVVTARSFIGDATGKKVVVFAQDGAFGDANEAAVKAVIGGAGATVSSVRAPASATEFTPFASQIKGAKPDLLFVAWAGTTAGAMWQTLDQQGVLASTTVVTGLDIRASWPTFGAAGNKISFLSHYFDGASDTEAAKAAKAKIPGGTLDLFHPDGFAAAQMIVRAVQEGGDDVEKMVTALEGWEFEGVKGAMKIRAEDHALLQPMYQAKLTGSGTAFTATAQKTLTGDESAPPVAQMKG, encoded by the coding sequence ATGACGATCCGGCACACGCGACGGGTGTTCCTTTCCGCCGCCACGATGATGGCGGCCACGCTTGCTGCCACGGCGTGTGGCAGCCCGCAGGACACCGCCTCCGGCGGCGGCGACGCCGCGCCGGTCAAGGTCGGCCTGGTCTACTCCCAGTCCGGGCCGCTGGCCAGCTACGGCAAGCAGTACATCGAAGGGTTCAAAGCCGGCCTGGACTTCGCCACCAAGGGCACCGGCAAGGTCGGTGACCGCACGATCGAGGTGACCGAGGCCGACGACGCGGGCGACCCGGCCAAGGCCGTGTCCGCCGCCAAGGACCTGATCGGCAAGGGTACGAAGATCATCGCCGGGTCCACCTCCTCCGGGGTGGCGCTCCAGGTGGCCCCGATCGCCGCGCAGAACAAGGTGCTGTTCATCTCCGGCCCGGCCGCCACGGACGGGGTGACCGGCGCGAACAAGTACACCTTCCGGTCCGGGCGGCAGTCCTGGCAGGACGTGGTGACCGCTCGGTCGTTCATCGGCGACGCGACGGGCAAGAAGGTCGTCGTCTTCGCCCAGGACGGCGCGTTCGGCGACGCGAACGAGGCCGCCGTCAAGGCCGTCATCGGCGGCGCCGGCGCGACCGTGAGCAGCGTACGCGCGCCGGCGAGCGCCACCGAGTTCACGCCGTTCGCCAGCCAGATCAAGGGCGCCAAGCCGGATCTGCTCTTCGTCGCCTGGGCCGGCACCACCGCCGGCGCGATGTGGCAGACGCTCGACCAGCAGGGCGTGCTCGCCTCCACCACGGTCGTCACCGGCCTGGACATCCGCGCGTCCTGGCCGACGTTCGGCGCGGCCGGCAACAAGATCTCGTTCCTGTCGCACTACTTCGACGGGGCAAGCGACACCGAGGCCGCCAAGGCCGCCAAGGCGAAGATCCCCGGCGGCACGCTCGACCTGTTCCACCCGGACGGGTTCGCCGCCGCGCAGATGATCGTCCGCGCGGTGCAGGAGGGCGGCGACGACGTGGAGAAGATGGTCACCGCGCTTGAGGGCTGGGAGTTCGAGGGCGTCAAGGGCGCCATGAAGATCCGCGCCGAGGACCACGCGCTGCTCCAGCCGATGTACCAGGCCAAGCTCACCGGCAGCGGCACCGCGTTCACGGCCACCGCGCAGAAGACCCTGACCGGCGACGAGAGCGCGCCGCCGGTCGCGCAGATGAAGGGCTGA
- a CDS encoding ABC transporter ATP-binding protein, whose product MLATRGLTWRIGEVAIVDSVYLDLAPGEFLGVIGPNGAGKTSLFNLITGLRRPTEGRVVLDGADVTTLPVHRRARLGLGRTFQASSVFGSLTVRENVRLAVQAHRGGSLKLWRRAAADREVAAAADAALDRVGLHHRGTALAGTLAHGEKRKLEIALLLAGEPRVMLLDEPMAGVSAEDVPELVRVIKSLTGDSGRAVLMVEHHMDVILELADRIAVMHHGALLACDTPETVMANATVQEAYLGESL is encoded by the coding sequence GTGCTCGCCACCCGCGGTCTGACCTGGCGGATCGGTGAGGTCGCCATCGTCGACTCCGTCTACCTCGACCTGGCGCCGGGGGAGTTCCTCGGCGTGATCGGGCCCAACGGCGCCGGCAAGACCTCGCTGTTCAACCTGATCACCGGCCTGCGCCGGCCCACCGAGGGCAGGGTCGTGCTGGACGGGGCGGACGTCACCACGCTCCCGGTGCACCGGCGGGCCCGGCTCGGCCTGGGGCGTACCTTCCAGGCGTCCTCCGTCTTCGGCTCGCTGACGGTGCGGGAGAACGTCCGGCTCGCCGTACAGGCGCACCGGGGTGGCTCGCTGAAGCTGTGGCGGCGGGCGGCGGCCGACCGGGAGGTGGCCGCCGCCGCCGACGCGGCGCTCGACCGGGTCGGCCTGCACCACCGGGGTACGGCGTTGGCCGGCACGCTCGCCCACGGCGAGAAACGCAAGCTGGAGATCGCCCTGCTGCTCGCCGGGGAACCCCGGGTGATGCTGCTGGACGAGCCGATGGCCGGGGTGAGCGCCGAGGACGTGCCGGAGCTGGTCCGCGTGATCAAGTCGCTGACCGGGGACAGCGGGCGGGCGGTGCTCATGGTGGAACACCACATGGACGTGATCCTGGAACTGGCCGACCGGATCGCCGTGATGCACCACGGCGCGCTGCTGGCCTGCGACACCCCGGAAACGGTGATGGCGAACGCCACCGTGCAGGAGGCGTACCTGGGGGAGTCACTGTGA
- a CDS encoding ABC transporter ATP-binding protein: MSEPVLSVEDLSVRIAGLHILQGVSFEVAPTGVTVLLGRNGVGKTTTLRAIVGLTPRGGEVRGTVRMGARSLLTRPTHRLVRDGLGYVPEDRCVFAGLTVAENLRLAERRGTTPAYDKVFALFPELDRRGRQRAGSLSGGQQQMLAIGRVLLNDNRLLLVDEPTKGLAPKVVTEVAEVLERVAESVPVLLVEQNLAVVRRLASDAVVLSTGKVAWTGDARELLLETALTKSLLGVGAGSGEVHA, translated from the coding sequence GTGAGTGAACCCGTTCTCAGCGTCGAGGACCTGTCCGTGCGGATCGCCGGGCTGCACATCCTCCAGGGCGTGTCGTTCGAGGTGGCACCGACCGGCGTCACCGTGCTGCTCGGGCGCAACGGCGTCGGCAAGACCACCACGCTGCGCGCGATCGTCGGGCTGACCCCCCGGGGCGGCGAGGTACGCGGCACCGTGCGGATGGGCGCGCGGAGCCTGCTGACCCGCCCCACCCACCGGCTGGTCCGCGACGGCCTCGGCTACGTGCCGGAGGACAGGTGCGTCTTCGCCGGGCTCACCGTCGCGGAGAACCTGCGACTCGCCGAACGGCGGGGCACCACCCCGGCGTACGACAAGGTTTTCGCGCTCTTCCCGGAGCTGGACCGGCGCGGACGGCAACGGGCCGGTTCGCTCTCCGGCGGGCAGCAGCAGATGCTCGCGATCGGCCGGGTGCTCCTCAACGACAACCGGCTGCTGCTCGTCGACGAGCCGACCAAGGGGTTGGCGCCGAAGGTGGTGACCGAGGTGGCCGAGGTGCTGGAACGGGTCGCGGAGTCCGTGCCGGTGCTGCTGGTCGAGCAGAACCTTGCGGTGGTGCGGCGGCTGGCGTCCGACGCGGTGGTGCTCTCCACCGGGAAGGTCGCCTGGACCGGTGACGCCCGGGAACTGCTGCTGGAGACCGCGCTCACCAAGTCGCTGCTGGGTGTGGGCGCCGGTTCCGGGGAGGTACACGCGTGA
- a CDS encoding branched-chain amino acid ABC transporter permease, protein MNTVVLLTLTGLGLAALYFLVASGLSLVFGLADVLNFAHGLFLGVGAYATWWAAGNLPGAGPDGFGFVVAVLFGVLAGSLVAVLVELVLIRPLYSRTIEQVLVTVGLSLAGVALLQATWGADPRTFPRPDWSRQVTSVLGAQVPNAGLLLIVAAVVVLGALLAFLRWTRYGLIIRAGVENREMVTALGIDVRKAFTLVFAIGGAAAALAGALGGVYFGTVSPGQGGSLLIFAFIVVVIGGMGSVVGSAYAAVAVGLLQQFVNYYGTSGLGDLCVVGLLAVVLLLRPQGLAGKVAHA, encoded by the coding sequence GTGAACACGGTGGTCCTGTTGACGCTGACCGGGCTCGGCCTGGCGGCGCTCTACTTCCTCGTCGCCTCCGGCCTGTCCCTGGTCTTCGGCCTCGCCGACGTGCTCAACTTCGCGCACGGGCTGTTCCTCGGCGTCGGCGCGTACGCGACCTGGTGGGCGGCGGGCAACCTGCCGGGCGCCGGGCCGGACGGGTTCGGCTTCGTGGTGGCGGTGCTCTTCGGGGTGCTTGCCGGGTCGCTCGTCGCGGTGCTCGTCGAGCTGGTGCTGATCCGGCCGCTCTACTCCCGCACCATCGAACAGGTGCTTGTCACAGTCGGCCTGTCGCTTGCCGGCGTGGCGCTGCTCCAGGCCACCTGGGGCGCGGACCCGCGTACGTTCCCGCGCCCCGACTGGAGCCGGCAGGTGACCTCGGTGCTCGGCGCGCAGGTGCCCAACGCCGGGCTGCTGCTGATCGTCGCCGCCGTGGTGGTGCTCGGCGCGCTGCTGGCGTTCCTGCGCTGGACCCGCTACGGCCTGATCATCCGGGCCGGGGTGGAGAACCGGGAGATGGTGACCGCGCTCGGCATCGACGTGCGCAAGGCGTTCACCCTGGTCTTCGCGATCGGCGGGGCCGCCGCCGCGCTTGCCGGCGCGCTCGGCGGCGTCTACTTCGGCACCGTCTCGCCCGGCCAGGGCGGCTCGCTGCTGATCTTCGCCTTCATCGTGGTGGTGATCGGCGGGATGGGCTCGGTGGTCGGGTCCGCGTACGCGGCGGTCGCGGTGGGGCTGCTGCAACAGTTCGTCAACTACTACGGCACGTCCGGCCTGGGTGACCTCTGCGTGGTCGGCCTACTCGCCGTGGTGCTGCTGCTGCGTCCGCAGGGCCTGGCCGGAAAGGTGGCTCACGCATGA
- a CDS encoding branched-chain amino acid ABC transporter permease encodes MTNSVVDAPPARVPDELAPRPARWHRVRPYLPLVALVVAAVLPYSTLSLPGIFEGPLNSPGTLQLLAICLVFGGLAAGYDLLFGRTGMLSFGHALYFAAGVYGTDVLVTKAGLPLWQAGVLTVVGGTTLAALLGAVALRTVGIAFAMVTLAFAQVGAILVARDFGGLTGGEEGLPLDVSGLPAALVGVTNTVNLYWLALAYLALVVLVVHRVSGSPTGRVLAGLRDDERRIGVLGLDPYRFKLVAFTLAGGLASAGGVVYVLIVGGASPHITSSELTLSLLVMVVLGGPGTRWGPVLGGILYMYLDHRLTAFGTSDAVNSLPAFLSHPLSQPLFVLGTVFILAVYFFPGGLASLRSRLSPLLASLPSRR; translated from the coding sequence ATGACCAACTCGGTGGTCGACGCGCCCCCGGCGCGGGTGCCCGACGAACTCGCGCCCCGGCCCGCCCGGTGGCACCGGGTGCGTCCGTACCTGCCGCTCGTGGCCCTGGTGGTGGCGGCGGTCCTGCCCTACTCCACGCTGAGCCTGCCCGGCATCTTCGAGGGGCCGCTGAACTCGCCCGGCACGCTGCAACTGCTCGCCATCTGCCTGGTCTTCGGCGGTCTCGCGGCCGGCTACGACCTGCTGTTCGGGCGCACCGGCATGCTCTCCTTCGGGCACGCGCTCTACTTCGCTGCCGGCGTCTACGGCACCGACGTGCTCGTCACCAAGGCCGGGCTGCCGCTGTGGCAGGCCGGCGTGCTGACCGTGGTCGGCGGCACCACCCTCGCCGCGCTCCTCGGCGCGGTGGCGCTGCGCACCGTGGGCATCGCGTTCGCCATGGTGACGCTGGCCTTCGCGCAGGTCGGGGCGATCCTGGTGGCCCGCGACTTCGGCGGGTTGACCGGCGGCGAGGAAGGGCTGCCGCTCGACGTGTCCGGGCTGCCGGCGGCGCTCGTCGGCGTCACCAACACGGTCAACCTCTACTGGCTGGCGCTCGCGTACCTGGCGCTCGTGGTGCTGGTGGTGCACCGGGTCAGCGGCTCGCCGACCGGGCGGGTGCTGGCCGGGCTGCGCGACGACGAGCGCCGGATCGGGGTGCTCGGGCTCGACCCGTACCGGTTCAAGCTTGTCGCGTTCACCCTGGCCGGTGGCCTGGCGAGCGCCGGCGGGGTGGTCTACGTGCTGATCGTGGGCGGCGCCAGCCCGCACATCACGTCGTCCGAGCTGACCCTGTCGCTGCTGGTGATGGTGGTGCTCGGCGGCCCGGGCACGCGGTGGGGCCCGGTGCTGGGCGGCATCCTCTACATGTACCTGGACCACCGCTTGACCGCGTTCGGCACCAGCGACGCCGTGAACAGCCTCCCGGCGTTCCTGAGCCACCCGCTCAGCCAGCCCCTGTTCGTCCTGGGCACGGTCTTCATCCTGGCGGTGTACTTCTTCCCCGGCGGCCTGGCCAGCCTCCGCTCCCGCCTGTCCCCGCTCCTGGCCTCCCTCCCCTCCCGCCGCTGA
- a CDS encoding DEAD/DEAH box helicase, with product MRQDREVVRERAEAVLRRLAGDHARLREDQWLAIEALVVDRRRVLCVQRTGWGKSAVYFVATALLREHGEHGPTVIVSPLLALMRNQVDAAARAGIRARTINSANLDEWDEITAEITAGSVDVLLISPERLNNPDFRDGVLPKLAATTGLLVVDEAHCVSDWGHDFRPDYRRLRTFLANLPEHTPVLATTATANARVTRDVAEQLGDALVLRGTLDRESLRLGVLELPSPAHRLAWLADHLDRLPGSGIVYTLTVAAATETADFLRGRGWSVASYTGQAEDADRRAAEQDLLDNKIKALVATSALGMGFDKPDLGFVVHLGAPPSPIAYYQQVGRAGRAVDQAEVLLLPGVEDAAIWRYFASLAFPPEEQVRTVLAALDTDRPISTQALEPVVDLRRARLELMLKVLDVDGAVRRVRGGWLATGEPWTYDEARLRRVAEARAAEQRAMREYAATSGCRMRYLREGLDDTGAEDCGRCDNCAGPLFDADVSAEALTTAQTFLGRPGVQVAPKKLWPTGLEAVGVPLKGRIAPAEQALPGRAVGRLSDLGWGGRLRGLVGPDAPDGPVPDDVVAAVVEVLKAWAHGDDPWPRRPAGVVAVGSRTRPLLVGSLAERIATVGRLPLLGLVTPTGPAGAGGPRGNSAQRVRALHDAFHLPDEVADALPALGGPVLLVDDLVDSGWTMGVVARLLRRAGAPDVLPLALASM from the coding sequence ATGAGGCAGGATCGGGAGGTTGTGCGGGAACGGGCCGAGGCGGTGCTGCGGCGGCTGGCGGGGGACCACGCCCGGCTGCGTGAGGACCAGTGGCTTGCCATCGAGGCGCTTGTCGTCGACCGGCGACGGGTGCTCTGCGTCCAACGCACCGGGTGGGGCAAGTCGGCCGTCTACTTCGTGGCCACCGCGCTGCTGCGGGAGCACGGCGAGCACGGGCCCACCGTGATCGTGTCGCCGCTGCTGGCGTTGATGCGCAACCAGGTCGACGCCGCCGCCCGGGCCGGCATCCGTGCCCGCACCATCAACTCGGCAAACCTCGACGAGTGGGACGAGATCACCGCCGAGATCACCGCCGGGTCCGTCGACGTGCTGCTGATCAGCCCGGAACGCCTGAACAATCCGGACTTCCGCGACGGGGTGCTGCCGAAACTCGCCGCCACCACCGGGCTGCTGGTGGTGGACGAGGCGCACTGCGTCTCCGACTGGGGGCACGACTTCCGCCCCGACTACCGCCGGTTGCGGACCTTCCTGGCCAACCTGCCCGAGCACACGCCGGTGCTCGCCACCACGGCCACCGCCAACGCCCGGGTCACCCGCGACGTGGCGGAACAACTCGGGGACGCGCTCGTGCTGCGCGGCACCCTCGACCGGGAGTCGCTGCGCCTCGGCGTACTCGAACTGCCGAGCCCGGCCCACCGCCTGGCCTGGCTCGCCGACCACCTGGACCGGCTCCCCGGCTCGGGCATCGTCTACACGCTCACCGTGGCCGCGGCCACCGAGACGGCCGACTTCCTGCGCGGCCGGGGCTGGTCGGTGGCGTCCTACACCGGGCAGGCCGAGGACGCCGACCGCCGCGCCGCCGAGCAGGACCTGCTCGACAACAAGATCAAGGCGCTGGTCGCCACGAGCGCGCTCGGCATGGGCTTCGACAAGCCCGACCTCGGCTTCGTGGTGCACCTCGGCGCGCCGCCGTCGCCGATCGCCTACTACCAGCAGGTCGGCCGCGCCGGCCGGGCCGTCGACCAGGCCGAGGTGCTGCTCCTGCCCGGCGTCGAGGACGCGGCCATCTGGCGTTACTTCGCCTCGCTCGCCTTCCCGCCCGAGGAACAGGTCCGCACCGTGCTCGCCGCGCTCGACACCGACCGGCCGATCTCCACCCAGGCCCTGGAACCGGTCGTCGACCTGCGCCGGGCCCGCCTGGAACTGATGCTCAAGGTGCTCGACGTCGACGGCGCGGTCCGCCGGGTACGCGGCGGCTGGCTCGCCACCGGAGAACCCTGGACCTACGACGAGGCCCGCCTGCGGCGCGTCGCCGAGGCGCGCGCCGCCGAGCAGCGGGCCATGCGGGAGTACGCGGCCACCTCCGGCTGCCGGATGCGCTACCTGCGGGAAGGGCTCGACGACACCGGGGCGGAGGACTGCGGCAGGTGCGACAACTGCGCCGGGCCGCTGTTCGACGCCGACGTGTCCGCCGAGGCGCTCACCACCGCGCAGACCTTCCTCGGCCGCCCCGGCGTCCAGGTCGCGCCGAAGAAGCTCTGGCCGACCGGGTTGGAGGCGGTCGGCGTACCCCTGAAGGGCCGGATCGCCCCGGCGGAGCAGGCGCTGCCCGGGCGGGCCGTGGGCCGCCTGTCCGACCTCGGGTGGGGCGGGCGGTTGCGGGGCCTGGTCGGGCCGGACGCGCCGGACGGGCCGGTGCCCGACGACGTGGTGGCGGCCGTGGTCGAGGTGCTGAAGGCGTGGGCGCACGGCGACGACCCGTGGCCCCGCCGCCCGGCCGGCGTGGTCGCGGTCGGCTCCCGGACCCGGCCGCTGCTCGTCGGTTCGCTTGCCGAGCGGATCGCCACGGTCGGCCGGCTGCCGCTGCTCGGCCTGGTCACTCCGACCGGCCCGGCCGGGGCCGGCGGACCGCGCGGCAACAGCGCCCAGCGGGTACGCGCCCTGCACGACGCCTTCCACCTGCCGGACGAGGTGGCCGATGCGCTGCCCGCGCTGGGTGGGCCGGTGCTGCTCGTCGACGACCTGGTCGACTCCGGTTGGACGATGGGCGTGGTGGCGCGGCTGCTACGCCGTGCCGGCGCGCCGGACGTGCTGCCCCTCGCCCTCGCCAGCATGTAA
- a CDS encoding heavy metal-associated domain-containing protein codes for MTEQRPVVQTYTVTGMTCEHCVRAVTGELSALPGVDEVRVDLARGTATVTSAAPLPVESVRAAVDEAGYELAGGVA; via the coding sequence ATGACCGAGCAGCGACCCGTCGTCCAGACGTACACCGTGACCGGGATGACCTGCGAACACTGCGTGCGGGCGGTGACCGGGGAACTGTCCGCCCTGCCGGGCGTCGACGAGGTCCGGGTCGACCTGGCCCGGGGGACGGCCACGGTCACCAGCGCGGCCCCGCTGCCGGTGGAGTCCGTCCGCGCCGCCGTCGACGAGGCGGGTTACGAGCTGGCCGGCGGCGTTGCCTGA